Proteins encoded within one genomic window of Eleutherodactylus coqui strain aEleCoq1 chromosome 1, aEleCoq1.hap1, whole genome shotgun sequence:
- the AKIRIN1 gene encoding akirin-1, producing the protein MACGATLKRSMEFEALLSPQSPKRRRCTPLPASPAAPSTQRCGLRQESQPGPPSPLPQLGGDCRLTPEQIFQNLRQEYTRYHRRRQLEGAFNQSEAGQSNEVHTSSSLTAPSSPGSVVRKDQPTFSLRQVGILCERLLKDHEDKIREEYEQILNTKLEEQYESFVKFTHDQIMRRYGARPASYVS; encoded by the exons ATGGCTTGCGGAGCGACGCTAAAACGCTCGATGGAGTTTGAGGCCTTGCTGAGCCCGCAGTCTCCTAAGCGTCGTCGGTGCACCCCGCTGCCGGCGTCCCCGGCCGCCCCTTCCACTCAGCGATGCGGGCTCCGGCAGGAGAGTCAGCCCGGGCCGCCATCCCCACTGCCCCAGCTGGGCGGAGACTGCCGACTCACCCCGG aACAAATTTTTCAGAACTTGAGACAGGAGTATACACGTTACCATAGACGAAGACAATTAGAAGGAGCATTCAACCAAAGTGAAGCTGGTCAATCTAATGAGGTTCACACCAGTTCATCTCTTACAGCCCCATCTTCTCCAG GGTCAGTGGTGCGGAAAGACCAACCAACCTTTAGCTTACGACAAGTAGGAATTCTGTGCGAACGCCTTCTAAAGGACCATGAAGATAAGATAAGGGAAGAATATGAGCAGATTCTCAACACAAAACTAGAAG AGCAATATGAATCATTTGTGAAATTTACACATGACCAGATAATGCGACGGTATGGAGCAAGACCTGCGAGCT ATGTGTCTTGA